One segment of Dolichospermum sp. DET69 DNA contains the following:
- a CDS encoding CAAD domain-containing protein: protein MQEPEFQETPAKETIIPEINTQPGNMTKLQPPVQSQEQWLKYGQQISGFLGTLPDYVGKVFGQYQQPIVSIGLVVTAVVTVKVLLAVLDALNDVPLVAPTFELIGIGYSVWFVYRYLLKASSRQELSGEITTLKSQVVGKDTSKS from the coding sequence ATGCAAGAACCAGAATTTCAAGAAACCCCCGCAAAAGAAACAATCATCCCCGAAATTAACACCCAACCCGGGAATATGACCAAACTTCAGCCCCCTGTGCAGTCTCAAGAACAATGGCTGAAATATGGACAACAAATTTCTGGTTTTTTGGGTACATTACCAGACTATGTAGGTAAAGTATTTGGTCAATATCAGCAGCCTATCGTTAGTATTGGCTTAGTTGTGACAGCAGTAGTCACAGTTAAGGTACTATTGGCTGTATTAGATGCTCTGAATGATGTTCCTTTGGTAGCACCTACCTTTGAATTAATTGGGATTGGTTATTCTGTGTGGTTTGTCTATCGCTATTTACTCAAAGCCTCCAGCAGACAAGAGTTATCTGGGGAAATTACCACCCTCAAATCTCAAGTTGTGG